Proteins from a single region of Styela clava chromosome 1, kaStyClav1.hap1.2, whole genome shotgun sequence:
- the LOC120345829 gene encoding dual specificity calcium/calmodulin-dependent 3',5'-cyclic nucleotide phosphodiesterase 1A-like isoform X2 produces the protein MAAAPFARNPIHMHQSKKRKLASDNGTTDFIFKEPASLCNSADDEVLNSSPDAPKKRQAIQNVGHRTGSIGSSLRSGSVPEAILRKQSSALQRQSSYSQKEMRQAQKWVSEREEQARQIDLTKPIRLPPTEEQIGTRNGKTNSNEQDELILPCVDKREALDCAALRLRRITQEVENGQISPQIMKDTLQYAISVLEMKFLNRTSYSDDDSDADASLQGDSVVPPEIKRWLMQTFSTSGIDGKSKRKGERRTLRSVVHVMQAGMFVDRMFRKSSAAANMNISPDIQRHLRGIGRWRFDVFELEDISSGNALKYTLYEVLSKYDFIRKYKISPKALFAFAERLQIGYKKHNNQYHNPTHAADVTQCISVFLNESGFINWLSDLEVFAMIFAGAIHDLEHTGTTNNFHTQTRSSLALLYNDKSVLENHHVSAAFRILWEDPECDILGALSKDDYKQFRELVIEMVLATDMSLHFGQIKNMKSMLLHPENMERSKAMALMMHCADINHPTRPWNLHHRWTSQLLEEFFEQGDKERELQIPISPLCDRHTTMVAQSQIGFIDYVIKPTFEVLNDLFWKVSVSVTEEPPGKGNSSGTSNGSESPNSKPGSTTENSSDDEPGASRRHSVGVSPKNSSSMEKPHLKEKLKEFRKACNHYMMSNRQKWVEKDKEEQSLKQAEEEQNSTPVSPSTPQTQSSTSSDNGSTTT, from the exons agcCTGCGAGTTTGTGTAATTCCGCAGATGACGAAGTTCTGAATTCCAGTCCCGATGCTCCAAAAAAGCGCCAAGCAATACAAAACGTAGGGCATCGTACTGGGAGTATAGGCAGCAGCCTAAGATCGGGGTCCGTCCCCGAAGCTATATTGAGAAAGCAATCATCGGCATTGCAGCGTCAAAGCTCTTACTCACAGAAGGAAATGCGGCAAGCGCAAAAATGGGTGTCAGAAAGGGAGGAGCAAGCCAGACAAATAGACCTAACTAAACCAATCCGGTTACCACCTACTGAAGAGCAAATAGGAACTAGAAACGGGAAAACTAATTCTAATGAACAGgatgaattaattttacctTGTGTTGATAAAAGAGAAGCATTGGACTGCGCTGCGTTACG ACTAAGAAGAATCACACAAGAAGTGGAAAATGGTCAGATTTCCCCGCAAATAATGAAAGATACGTTACAATATGCTATATCTGTACTTGAAATGAAATTTCTTAACCGGACAAG TTATTCTGACGATGACTCTGATGCAGATGCGTCTTTACAAGGTGATAGCGTTGTTCCACCAGAAATCAAAAGGTGGTTGATGCAGACTTTCAGTACTTCAGGAATAG ATGGGAAATCGAAACGTAAAGGAGAACGTCGAACGTTACGCAGCGTTGTTCACGTGATGCAGGCGGGAATGTTTGTGGATCGGATGTTCCGAAAATCTTCAGCTGCCGCGAACATGAATATATCTCCAGATATACAGCGTCATTTAAGG GGAATCGGTAGATGGAGATTTGACGTATTTGAACTGGAAGACATAAGCAGCGGTAATGCTTTGAAGTACACGCTATATGAAGTTTTgagcaaatatgattttatccGTAAATATAAG ATTTCACCTAAAGCACTGTTCGCTTTCGCCGAGCGATTACAAATCGGGTACAAAAAGCACAATAACCAATATCACAATCCCACACACGCAGCGGATGTGACGCAATGTATTTCCGTGTTCCTTAACGAATCAGGTTTCATA AACTGGCTAAGCGATCTGGAAGTATTCGCGATGATTTTTGCCGGAGCGATACATGACCTCGAGCACACAGGAACAACGAATAATTTCCATACACAAACGAG ATCGAGCCTCGCGCTTTTATACAACGATAAATCCGTACTCGAAAACCACCACGTCAGTGCAGCGTTTCGAATATTGTGGGAAGACCCGGAATGCGATATTCTGGGTGCATTATCGAAAGATGATTACAA ACAATTTCGAGAACTTGTTATAGAAATGGTGCTTGCAACAGATATGAGTCTTCACTTcggacaaataaaaaatatgaaatcgaTGTTACTCCACCCAGAAAA caTGGAAAGATCAAAAGCGATGGCACTCATGATGCACTGTGCTGATATCAACCATCCTACACGTCCCTGGAATCTGCATCATAG ATGGACATCCCAGCTTCTGGAAGAATTTTTCGAACAAGGTGACAAAGAGCGAGAGTTGCAAATACCCATATCTCCACTTTGTGATCGACACACCACCATGGTAGCGCAATCACAAATAG GTTTCATTGATTATGTTATCAAACCTACTTTTGAAGTTTTGAACGACTTATTTTGGAAAGTGAGTGTTTCTGTAACGGAAGAACCGCCAGGAAAAGGAAACTCATCCGGTACCTCGAATGGGTCAGAATCACCAAATTCAAAGCCAGGCTCAACCACTGAAAACAGTTCAGACGATGAACCGGGAGCTTCCAGGCGTCACAGCGTAGGCGTTTCGCCCAA AAACTCATCATCGATGGAGAAACCACATTTGAAAGAAAAACTCAAAGAATTTCGAAAAGCGTGCAATCATTACATGATGTCAAACCGACAAAAATGGGTTGAAAAAGACAAAGAAG AGCAAAGTTTGAAACAAGCAGAGGAAGAACAAAATTCTACACCGGTATCACCTTCAACTCCACAGACACAAAGTTCCACGAGTAGTGATAACGGCTCGACAACGACATGA
- the LOC120345829 gene encoding dual specificity calcium/calmodulin-dependent 3',5'-cyclic nucleotide phosphodiesterase 1A-like isoform X3 produces MRQAQKWVSEREEQARQIDLTKPIRLPPTEEQIGTRNGKTNSNEQDELILPCVDKREALDCAALRLRRITQEVENGQISPQIMKDTLQYAISVLEMKFLNRTSYSDDDSDADASLQGDSVVPPEIKRWLMQTFSTSGIDGKSKRKGERRTLRSVVHVMQAGMFVDRMFRKSSAAANMNISPDIQRHLRGIGRWRFDVFELEDISSGNALKYTLYEVLSKYDFIRKYKISPKALFAFAERLQIGYKKHNNQYHNPTHAADVTQCISVFLNESGFINWLSDLEVFAMIFAGAIHDLEHTGTTNNFHTQTRSSLALLYNDKSVLENHHVSAAFRILWEDPECDILGALSKDDYKQFRELVIEMVLATDMSLHFGQIKNMKSMLLHPENMERSKAMALMMHCADINHPTRPWNLHHRWTSQLLEEFFEQGDKERELQIPISPLCDRHTTMVAQSQIGFIDYVIKPTFEVLNDLFWKVSVSVTEEPPGKGNSSGTSNGSESPNSKPGSTTENSSDDEPGASRRHSVGVSPKNSSSMEKPHLKEKLKEFRKACNHYMMSNRQKWVEKDKEEQSLKQAEEEQNSTPVSPSTPQTQSSTSSDNGSTTT; encoded by the exons ATGCGGCAAGCGCAAAAATGGGTGTCAGAAAGGGAGGAGCAAGCCAGACAAATAGACCTAACTAAACCAATCCGGTTACCACCTACTGAAGAGCAAATAGGAACTAGAAACGGGAAAACTAATTCTAATGAACAGgatgaattaattttacctTGTGTTGATAAAAGAGAAGCATTGGACTGCGCTGCGTTACG ACTAAGAAGAATCACACAAGAAGTGGAAAATGGTCAGATTTCCCCGCAAATAATGAAAGATACGTTACAATATGCTATATCTGTACTTGAAATGAAATTTCTTAACCGGACAAG TTATTCTGACGATGACTCTGATGCAGATGCGTCTTTACAAGGTGATAGCGTTGTTCCACCAGAAATCAAAAGGTGGTTGATGCAGACTTTCAGTACTTCAGGAATAG ATGGGAAATCGAAACGTAAAGGAGAACGTCGAACGTTACGCAGCGTTGTTCACGTGATGCAGGCGGGAATGTTTGTGGATCGGATGTTCCGAAAATCTTCAGCTGCCGCGAACATGAATATATCTCCAGATATACAGCGTCATTTAAGG GGAATCGGTAGATGGAGATTTGACGTATTTGAACTGGAAGACATAAGCAGCGGTAATGCTTTGAAGTACACGCTATATGAAGTTTTgagcaaatatgattttatccGTAAATATAAG ATTTCACCTAAAGCACTGTTCGCTTTCGCCGAGCGATTACAAATCGGGTACAAAAAGCACAATAACCAATATCACAATCCCACACACGCAGCGGATGTGACGCAATGTATTTCCGTGTTCCTTAACGAATCAGGTTTCATA AACTGGCTAAGCGATCTGGAAGTATTCGCGATGATTTTTGCCGGAGCGATACATGACCTCGAGCACACAGGAACAACGAATAATTTCCATACACAAACGAG ATCGAGCCTCGCGCTTTTATACAACGATAAATCCGTACTCGAAAACCACCACGTCAGTGCAGCGTTTCGAATATTGTGGGAAGACCCGGAATGCGATATTCTGGGTGCATTATCGAAAGATGATTACAA ACAATTTCGAGAACTTGTTATAGAAATGGTGCTTGCAACAGATATGAGTCTTCACTTcggacaaataaaaaatatgaaatcgaTGTTACTCCACCCAGAAAA caTGGAAAGATCAAAAGCGATGGCACTCATGATGCACTGTGCTGATATCAACCATCCTACACGTCCCTGGAATCTGCATCATAG ATGGACATCCCAGCTTCTGGAAGAATTTTTCGAACAAGGTGACAAAGAGCGAGAGTTGCAAATACCCATATCTCCACTTTGTGATCGACACACCACCATGGTAGCGCAATCACAAATAG GTTTCATTGATTATGTTATCAAACCTACTTTTGAAGTTTTGAACGACTTATTTTGGAAAGTGAGTGTTTCTGTAACGGAAGAACCGCCAGGAAAAGGAAACTCATCCGGTACCTCGAATGGGTCAGAATCACCAAATTCAAAGCCAGGCTCAACCACTGAAAACAGTTCAGACGATGAACCGGGAGCTTCCAGGCGTCACAGCGTAGGCGTTTCGCCCAA AAACTCATCATCGATGGAGAAACCACATTTGAAAGAAAAACTCAAAGAATTTCGAAAAGCGTGCAATCATTACATGATGTCAAACCGACAAAAATGGGTTGAAAAAGACAAAGAAG AGCAAAGTTTGAAACAAGCAGAGGAAGAACAAAATTCTACACCGGTATCACCTTCAACTCCACAGACACAAAGTTCCACGAGTAGTGATAACGGCTCGACAACGACATGA
- the LOC120344188 gene encoding large ribosomal subunit protein uL5-like, whose protein sequence is MAEDTGDKKTNVMRDIRIEKLCLNICVGESGDRLTRAAKVLEQLTGQTPVFSKARYTVRSFGIRRNEKIAVHCTVRGAKAEEILERGLKVREYELRRNNFSGTGNFGFGIQEHIDLGIKYDPSIGIYGMDFYIVMSRAGYNVRYRRRKKNRVGFPHRITKSDTMRWFQQKYDGIILAKKS, encoded by the exons ATGGCGGAG GACACAGGTGATAAGAAGACGAATGTTATGCGAGATATTCGCATCGAAAAACTCTGCCTAAATATTTGCGTTGGAGAATCCGGTGACAGATTGACAAGAGCTGCCAAAGTTTTGGAGCAACTTACTGGTCAAACTCCAGTCTTCTCAAAAG CTCGCTACACAGTGCGATCCTTCGGAATTAGAAGAAATGAAAAGATTGCTGTTCACTGTACAGTGAGGGGAGCAAAAGCAGAAGAAATTTTGGAAAGGGGGCTCAAG gtCCGTGAATATGAGTTGAGAAGAAACAATTTCTCTGGTACTGGAAACTTTGGATTTGGTATCCAGGAACATATCGATCTTGGCATCAAG TACGATCCATCAATTGGTATTTATGGTATGGATTTCTACATTGTCATGTCGAGAGCAGGGTATAATGTGAGATATCGCAGGAGAAAGAAGAACCGTGTTGGATTTCCTCACAGAATTACCAAGAGTGATACCATGAGATGGTTTCAGCAGAAG tatGATGGCATCATTTTGGCGAAGAAATCGTAG